A stretch of the Panicum virgatum strain AP13 chromosome 9N, P.virgatum_v5, whole genome shotgun sequence genome encodes the following:
- the LOC120689210 gene encoding cyclin-D2-2-like codes for MGFLSAGGASPSSSLLCEETSLLCKETMDDVFGCIDGEGELPELGAAGLDFLAFPLESEEVVASLMEKEKEQLVHVTAGNYLQRLNSGGVVSSWRIASIDWINKPEKPWVQQLLSVGCLSIAAKMEETLVPRCLDFQFCSEKYKFGTESIKNMEIFVMSSLNWRMQAVTPFSYINYFMDKFTQGKPLSCGFASRCTELILGTLEATKFLQFRPSEIAAAAVLSAATESHAVDFSSALIASNIPVNKQTVRRCYEAMQEVRLVKKSEEGNASPSVPKSPYGVLDASCFNFKADDSQTPGSSQTDSDNNNHVYTAANKRTKLDA; via the exons ATGGGGTTCCTCTCCGCCGGTGGTGCCTCCCCGTCGTCGTCCCTGCTGTGTGAAGAGACCTCCCTGCTGTGTAAAGAGACCATGGACGAcgtttttgggtgcattgacGGCGAGGGGGAGCTGCCGGAGCTGGGGGCGGCGGGCCTTGATTTCCTGGCCTTCCCATTGGAGAGCGAGGAGGTTGTAGCGTCtctgatggagaaggagaaggagcagCTGGTTCATGTTACAGCGGGGAATTACCTGCAGAGGTTGAACAGCGGAGGAGTGGTGTCCTCTTGGAGGATTGCTTCCATTGATTGGATCAACAAG CCTGAGAAGCCCTGGGTGCAGCAGCTACTCTCAGTTGGCTGCCTATCCATTGCAGCCAAGATGGAGGAGACTCTAGTTCCTCGGTGTCTAGACTTCCAG TTTTGCAGTGAGAAGTACAAGTTCGGCACAGAATCTATTAAGAATATGGAGATTTTTGTTATGAGCTCTCTGAATTGGAGGATGCAAGCTGTGACCCCATTCTCATACATCAACTATTTCATGGACAAGTTCACCCAGGGGAAGCCATTGAGTTGTGGATTTGCTTCACGGTGCACTGAGCTCATCCTTGGCACTCTGGAAG CAACTAAGTTCCTCCAATTCAGACCTTCTGAGATTGCAGCAGCCGCAGTTCTCTCAGCAGCTACTGAAAGTCACGCTGTTGACTTCAGCAGCGCTCTTATAGCTTCTAACATCCCTGTCAATAAG CAAACTGTGAGGAGATGCTATGAAGCAATGCAAGAGGTCCGATTAGTGAAGAAGAGCGAAGAAGGCAATGCGAGTCCTTCAGTTCCAAAGAGCCCATATGGTGTGCTGGATGCCTCATGCTTCAACTTCAAGGCTGATGATAGCCAGACACCAGGGTCATCGCAAACGGACAGCGACAACAACAACCATGTTTACACTGCAGCTAACAAGAGGACAAAGCTAGACGCCTAG
- the LOC120692516 gene encoding dolichyl-diphosphooligosaccharide--protein glycosyltransferase subunit 4C-like: MFDDQDLGFFTNFVGVFIFVLVTAYHYVMADPKFEGN, encoded by the coding sequence ATGTTTGACGATCAAGACTTGGGCTTCTTCACCAACTTCGTGGGAGTCTTCATATTTGTTTTGGTCACAGCATATCACTACGTGATGGCAGATCCAAAGTTCGAAGGGAACTAA